The DNA region TTGAAGATGAGAAACCACTTCCTATCAGCCCAGAGACAGTGAGGCTGTGGCGTTAAACAGACTGTGATAGTGAAAAAGTCCTACACATTAGCTTTTCTAGACAGCcaagtttgtttttcattattactAAGTGGTTATCAGCTTCTGTCTATTCCATAGATGTGTGATTAGCTCATCacacataataaaattatgCATTACCTTAATGAATTAAAAGTGACTGTACTCTCCAACTTGCTTGGATTTGGCTTTAAAAACCGAGGTGCCAATATAATTCACCTTGATAAGGAAAGTAAAAAATGTTTGTTATGTAAAATTTAGATTGATTCGTAAATATTTGCCCACAGCTTCAGAGCAGACAACCAAACCACAGATTCACTCTGATTTCAGACAGAAGCTAGATGTAACACCCCGATCCTAGCAGGAGTAAAAACCTTCACGAAGCCGCTGCAACAGGTTTTTGAAGAGCTAGAATAAAGGGAAGTAAGGTGCAAATAACATTCATGTCACTGACACACTGAACTGAGTTCATTACGTAAATTCTAAAGAGTACGAAGGTGGTGGTAAAGGTCTGATGTCGTATGTTTTGCTCGATCACTTAGTAACAAAACCTCAGACCAcactgtgtgattgtgtgtgccAATGAAATGGAAGAGggggaggtttttttttttgtaggtgTCAATCTTATAAATAGTCAGGGCCTATGGCTTATAGGCTGATCTGAAGCACCTTAAACCCACTAAAGCTTTACAAAAGTTCTTTAAAAAGACTACTTCTCTGACCCAAAGTCACAGTTCACAACAGACATGTCTGTCACTAAGCCACAGAGGACACCTTTGTTCACACTCAATGTGTGCATGTTGCTGTTAAAGTGTAAATGGAAGTTTTACTATAAACACAATATCTACCTTTGTGGAAACAAGACTTACTCAATGTCTAAACACAACACCCACAAATCACTTTGTGTTGTagcataaaaaaaaatcactactACTAAATAACATGAATGCAGTAAGAACATAGTTGGTCAATCTATTCCACATGACATGCTTGTTGCCAACTGTGTTCATGAAGCCAACAAAGAAAAATGATTTATGAAATCAATCAGTACTGATGATGGTGGTGTAGGAACAGACATGCATCAGTTTCATGCATCCTTCTTTGTAGCATTTCTTTTTAGGGGTTAAATACTGTGTTTCTCTTCCCTTATGTTTTTGTACTTGTTGTGAATATTTAATACCGTAGAGATTATTTAATACCAATTCCTGTGTAACTGTGATTTATAGATGTAAGTCTAAGTTTAGTCTTCTATGACTGGAATGATGATTTTAAACAGTGAAGACCTCAGACTAGAAGACAGAAATATGTGATGAGTGTGGTAGATAATATGTGAGCACATCTCTGATGGTAAGGCACactaagaaagaaaaacacgaGGTCTGACCTGGTtgtttctgtgactgaagcataACTGTTTTAAATATGGTTGGAAGCTGAGAAAATCCAACATTTGCGACAACGGTGAGAGTTCAATGGCACAAGCTGATACAGTGGAATGTTTTGGGACATTACCTGAATCTCAAGCTCCGAGATCTGTTGCTGGAGCTCGGCCATTGCAGCAATGTTGTCAGCTTCCCTTAACCTCACAGCCATCACCTCTTCTTTGCTCTGTAGAACAGTAAACAAGAACCTAAGGACGCAGCTCCAGACCTTTATTTTGATGGCAGATCTTCCAGAATTGGACAGATGAATTTGtacaaaacatttgtttattttctaattGTATATGCATGAACAGCACAGGGAAATTCCTGAGACATGGGAAATGACGAGAGAAACCTAGCAGCATTACTAATGCTCACCTTTTTAAAATAAGTTACTTCCTCCTTCTGGACTTTGATATTGACttcattataaaaacaaaatgtagaCTATATATGCTCTTAATAGCAGGAAACACCCACaattcatttttctttctacAGTATAACGCATAACAGTTTGTCCATGTGCACATTACGTTATGTTGTGCAGAGGAACCACACACTTGCATGTACCTTGCATTCAATCTCAGCTTGTCTCCGCTTGATTTCTTGCAGCTGCACATGCAGATCTTTGTTTTGCACCATCAATGTTTGTACACGTTCCTGCAGAGAGCGACTTTCCAGCTCCGCCCGTCGCAGCTGGTTACTGTGAATCTGATTCTGTGAGAGCAGATACAGGGCAATAAATGGTACATTTCGAAGATGTTGACCTATCAAAGCTTTCCACATTTGTCAATCAGAAACCCAGTGACTGCTGATGAGTTGTGAGACAGATGACTGCTGCCCTCTACAGGCTACAATCTGAAACTACATGCAGAGAGTTCAATCCTTAtgtgtgtatatttaaaattaatgaacagtgtaaatattaaacaattaCAAAGTTCAACCACAGTGTAGTAATGTCAGACCTGTGTCTCTAGCTCCAGCATCCTCTGTCGCGTCTCTCTGAGCTCTGCCTGGGCCTCAGCTTCACGCAGCCTTACACTCATTAGCTCGTCCTGCAGTTCGCTCAAGGTGTTCTTCTTGGGGCTGTCCTTCCAGCGACCTGCAGTCCGTGCCAAGTGACGCTGTGGGGAGGTGATACAATGTCCTTAAGTCATGTATAGCTTACCAAATTAGAGTTTCAAGAAGGTACAAAACAGGGTGCCTACCTGCCAGTGCTCCTCCAGGTCTCTGACCTGCTGTCTCAGCTCTTTCAGGCCAGTCAGAGCCTCTGCTTCCCTCAGCTTCACCCCAATCAGCTCCTCTTGTAGTCGTGCGACATTTGTGTCATCTGGCAGTGACATGTTCCTCTAAAAGAAGGCGTGCAAATACGGTAGCAGCAGATTTATAAAAACATATTCAGATTTCATCAAATGATTACATCCTGGTTATGATTAAAGCAGCGTGGTGTTGGAAGTAAGTCACCTTTTCCATATCAAGGATCTTGTCTTGCATTTCCTTGAGTGCACACTGGGACTCTGCCTCCTTAAGTCGGGCCTGAACAAGCTCTCTTTCCAATTGTAGTTCAGATTCTTCAGAGTATCGTGGGGCTCCTTTCTACAAGCAACAACACAGATGAGtgagcacaaacagaaaaacacaagaacaaGGACAATATATCAGTAATGTACACCAGAGCCCCAAAAGAATTACAGTCAATTAATTAGTCCACGCTCGTCTTGTGCgtgcagtgtttttcctggaAGCGCGCATTCCACCGTAATTTCACATGACAACCATTTTGCCTTTCACTTACACAAATAATTAATGACTGTTCATTGTGAAGCAAAGTAACACATTATGTAAAACATAGCAATGGCTGCAGATTTTCAAACTAGAAGCCAGCCATCAATAATTAACACATTTGGGTCAAGGAGGGAGAGGATTTTGTGTACAGGGCACCATGTGTGAAGTCTACAACCAGGCTGTGAGACAACTGCTTTCAAATTCATGAACACATTGCTGGGAATGCAAAAGACTGTAGATGGTGACTAAATGGTGTAGTACTCCATGTCCCAATTTGAATTCATGCATGCCAAAACAGACCATTTTacaagaatgaatgaaaaaaagaaagtgagagAAAGTGCTGCTCTGTCACAGAGTTGCTAGGCAATATGTGCTGAGTTGAGAagatgaaataaaattaaaattaaatatactgtaccacCTACAGGCCTAAATAATCATAAAATAACCAGCCTTAAAAGGAGCAATGCACAATCCAAGCAGACCTGGGAAACGTCCACAATGCATCTGCCACCTAGGGACTCCGTGGCCCTCCTTACCgcgtgtggctgctgctgctgttggagctgCCTGATGGCCTTCATGGCCTGCTCCAGCTGAGCACTGGCCTCTTCGCTTTGCTGTTTGACTGTGGCCAGCTCCCGTTTGATCAGGTAgttctcctctgcttcctgagcCCGTGTAACTTGTCCCTTGGGACATAACCACCCGAAACAGGGTGAAGTGAGTGTGACAAGAAGGGACAAAAGAAGTCGATGTGGGGGCGGCAAATCATGGGAGATAAGAGATTGGGTCTTCTAAGGGCATGCTTGGTTTTAAGTGAGTTAAtttcaaatgaaatattattaCTTTAGCTATGCTTTAGCATGCTTTGTGGATTTTGCAGGTTGTCTGACAACCCCCATGCACTAATCAGGTTTAGATTCCTAATATACTGAATTTTTAGTACATGTTTGTGTTGGCTTTGTACAATCTGTGTCCATTGGGCTAATCAGAAGCATGCAATGCTTAAAACAGATTAAAGAAAGAAGGTGCAACCAAGATAATAAAGGTGAAGAGAAATTAAGCAGTATACCTGGATCAATCTATCTGCCAGGGAAGCACTTTCCTACAAAACAGAAATATCAACAAgagacagcagagagagagaaaaaatcCAGAGGACAGTTTAAAGCACACAAAAGAACAATCAGTTTTCTCTAAAGAAGACAGCAATGTTCATTTTCACTCTAGAAATAATTGTTTACAGACTGTACAATTAAACATTGAAAGGATGAAAAGGAACATTGCATGCTGCTGTGGTGAAAAGGGTGTCCAGTAAATGAGTTGGTGACTAAGTGAAGAATTAAGCAGAGCTGATAACGCAGTGAAAAGTTTTAGACAAGAAAAGTCACAGGACAGCTCTAGATAAAGCTGAGAATGCAGGATGTTAcagcagaagaacaacagcatgttAATGGGTACGCTTTGTTTACTGAAAACAAGCTCTGGCCTCTGATTTTGTTCTTCCCGGATTTTGAAGGGtttcaattttaaaaaaaaggagttgtgtgacaaacaaaacaacgaGCAGCAGCCTTGAGCTGGTATTAAATGTGTTGCTTGCTGCAGGCAAACGTAGTGTAGCAGACTCCATGCACAGTGCCATCACCTGGCAGCAGCCGTGCCCATtcaaagagacacaaacaggcacgcCATGATAAAAGCAGTGCGGCTTCGCATGCAGGGCTTTATATCAACTTGAACAGCATCAAGCAGACCATTCACATTCCAGACAGGGTTGTTATAGTCTCTGCTTCAGATGGCGGCGTCTAGTTAATTCTAACTTAACTAGAAGTAGTGATTCAAGTCATGTACAAGTCCAGCGATCGGGAAATCACCACAATGTACAAGTCAGCATTGGTTTATCATAACACACCCCAGTTAGTGACAGATAGTACTCGAAGATGCATAATGTACCGGTCATATGCAGCTGGATGGGTTAACGTAATGGTGATGAGCAGAGTGCTGCGTAATGGAGcacttaaatattatatataaatagtgTTGCACTCACTTTCTCCAGTGTGTCTATCCTTTGCTTCAGCAGCCTGTTCTCAGTCCGCAGCCTCTGCAGAACACAATTCAAATTCCAGTAAAACAAATCTTCCACACATTACGCTATAAAAAGGTTCCTGCATATCACTCACCTTtatctccacctgctcctccatttCTTTAGTTTTGATTGTAGTGTATTCTTTCTCTAAccttaaaaaaatattgaaGGTATTTTTGTCAATTTAAAATAAGCTAGAGCAGTTAAAGGAATCATTAGCCCTTGAACATGTACTAAAGAAAAGCTACTACTTTCAATCAATTTTTGATCCCTCTGGCTACAGTTTTCCCATTCTTTCACTTGAGCAGCTTGCCTGCCTGTGCATCAGCAAGTGACATCCCTCAGCCAATAACACTTGCTGTTGTGTTACCTCCAGTGAGATAGGTTAGGGTTAGACAAGAGCAATGTTGTATTGATTGACAGCTATAAAAAGGTCTAAACACCTGAATTTAGCAACTGATTTAAAAAGATGAGAAATTAAATTATTCAATGTATGTGATAGTATAGTTCTGACTGGTTTCGTAGTTTAACTTAAAGAAGTCACAAGTCCTTCTTGTGTTCTGAGCtcatatacatactgtacttttcaGGCTCAACTTCTGAAGCATGTTTGCATCCTGGCTTGCGGAATCTTAGATATTATTTCATCACAGATATTTTATTACAAGGCTCTCAACTGGAGCCCCTAATTAAAAGATAAATCACACATTAGCCTATATAATAGCTGTAATTCTACAGCCATGTCCATAAATATTGGGACAGCGACACAATTCAAACATTTTTGAATCTATACACCACTGCAATGGATTTGAAATGAAGATGTGCTTCAATTGCAGACTGCCTGCTTTAAATTCAGGGTATTTACATCCAAATCAGGCGAACGGTGTAAGAAGATAAGATCCAAAGAGCTGTCATTATCAGTGAAGCAAGCCATCATTAGGctgacaaacaaaagaaaaccatCAGAGAGATGGCAAAAAATTAGGCGTGGCCAAAACGCCTGTTTGGAACATTCTTAAAAAGAAGGAACGCACTGGTGAGCTCTGCAACGCCAAACGAACTGGAAGACCACAGAAAACAACTGTGGTGGATGACCGAAGAATTCCATCCCTGGTGAAAAAAAACCCTTTACAGCAGTTGGTCAGATCAAAaacactctccaggaggcaGGTGTATGTGTGTCAAAGTCAACAATCAAGAGAAGACTTCACCAGGGTCTATACAGAGTGCTCTCCACAAGATGTAAACCATTAGTGAGCCTCAAAAACTGGAAGGCCAGATTAGAGTTTGCCAAAGGACATCTAAAACAGTCTTCGCAGTTCTGGAACAACATCTTATGGACAGATGAGACCAAGATCAACTTGTACCAGAGTGCTGGAAAGAGAAGAGTATGGAGAAGGAAAGGACCTGCTCATGATCCTAAGAATACCACCTCATCAGTGAAGCATGGTGGTGGTAGTGTCATGGCCTGGGCATGTATGGCTGCTAATGGAACTGGTTCTCTTGTATTTATTGATGTGACTACTGACAAAAGCAGCAGGCTGAATTCTGAAGTGTTTCGGGCAATATTATCTGCTCATATTCAGCCAAATGTTTCAGCGCTCATTGGCGGCGCTTCACAGTGCAGATGGACAATGACCCAAAGCATACTGCAAAAGCCAGTATGCCACCAGTAAGCCACCAAAGACTTTCTTAAGGGGAAGAAGTGGAATGTTATACAATGGCCAAGTCAATCACCTGACCTGAATCCGACTGAGCATGCGTTTCACTTGCTGAAGACAAAACTGAAGGGAAAATGCCTCAAGAACAAGAGGGAACTGAAGACAGTTGCATtggaggcctggcagagcatcaCCAGGGATGAAAGGATCTGCAAccaagtattaaaaaaaaaatgaaagtttgatttatttgatttttattattctgtcccATTACTTTTAACAAGTGGGAGGAACCTATACAAACTGTTGTAAGTCCTACACTATTCACCTGATTTAGGTGTAAATACCCTGAAAATAAAGCTGACAGTCTGCAGTTAAAGCACATCTTGTTCGTTTCATTTCAAATCCATTGTGGTGTTGTATAGAGTCACAAATGTTGGAATTGTGTCGCTGTCCCAATATTTATGGACCTGGCTGTATTAAAGCTAatcagtggaaaaacacaacagatTTATTATAGCTGAAGTTGTGGCTGAATATTTTCTactttaattaattacaaaaagGCTAAGTAAGTCTTGAGTTGCAGTGAGAAAGGCTTTTAGAATATTATATTACAACAAAGCAGGAGTGATAGTAATTTTAACAGACGTGTTTACTTTTTCATCTTCTTGGCATTGTACTTGACTTGATAAGCAGCCTGGATGACTTTATCTGGTCCACTGTCAAGCTGGTGTGGGATGATCTTCTGAAAGTGCTGCAACACAGTATGAAGACACTGACAGCGTTGGTGCCGCACACACTCAAAACTAACCACATCCAAACAGCTGTGCTGTTTCATGTTTTACTTAGCTGTTTCTTCAGTCATAACACGTATCAAGTATGCAAGCAGTAGGTTGGGCACATAGACATAGTGTATGTGGTTTGGTaaagtttgctttgttttttgaaGGTAGTGCAGATTTTGTACCGAAGCTCTGAGCTGCTTGAAAATAGTGAAATTGAGGTTAAACTGTACCTGTAACATTCCCTCCATGTCGAGCTGGATAAGTTCTGTCTGATTCATCTGAAGGATGGCCAGACCCACACGAAAAACAATCTCTAGACcctgaaaaaaaagacagataaCCCACTGATCACTGGAGGGGACATCTGTGGAAATCACTTCTATGTTAACAAGTGTGCTGTTACAACTTTTAAAGCAGACTGAGAAAGTAACACTTGGTACAAAGGGCCTCAAAGGCTAAATACTGTGATCTGTTGTTCCTATTTTGTCCAACAGGTGGCATTAATGGGTTATCTacaacaattttattttattttcaggggAAAACTATTTGCAGAAAGAATTTACATTTCTAGGTTTTGTCCATTAGTTAAAATGACATATAATAAGTGTAACAGAAAAGAACATTTTAACTATTAGACCCCTGACAAACATTAGTTCAGTGGGATTAACGTAGGtggacacaataaatgcaccatATTAAAACAGGTAAAAGTCATTGTTCCTTTAACTGACCTCACACATGAAGATATCAAAGATCCTCGTGGCTacagggagagggaaggaggtgaggaagaTAGTGAGGAACCATGAGGAGGCATACATTGAGGTGTGAAAGCTCTGTGCCTGGAAATGCATGTGCAGCTCTGGGAGGTGCTCCTGTGAGGACAAAAATAAGCAAACAGACTTAAACAACTACCATTGCACATGATAAGATAAGTTTTTAACTTTCTCTATAAAGGCTGAGAGATTTACCTGGATCATGTTCTCAAACTGGTACATGCAgagccccagttcagccatacTGGGTTTGAAGAGCTCTCGTAATCTGTAGTCCTGCATCAATTTTACGAACACACAGAAAGCCTCTTCCTCTGGCATCTAAAAAAATATGAGCTCAAACCTGAGAATCTGACAGGttttcattaaaacatattGATCTACTAGTTTGAGCTCATCAAATTGCTATCTGTGCATGCGATAAAGCTGAGATACCTGCATGAGTAATAGTCCTACAATGAATGCACTGCCTTGACAATAGCCGACTTCACGGTCCACCAGAGAATATGCCTAGAAAACGAAGAATCACTTGGATGAGCTGCACTGTAAGTTTACTCCACTGTTCCCTCCCTGAACTGCCCTCTTTGCATTGTGTTATCTGTTTAACTACGTAAAGTTAGGCTCCTCAGATATAATTGGAAACACACCTTCATGACATTGAAAAGCACTTCCTGTCCTAAGCTGTCTTTCTCCTTGAAAAATTCATGTTCAGGGTAAGTGCGGGCAATATCTCTGCGAATCAGCTTCTCGCAGGGCGATGTCATCTTGAGGAGCTCTGAGTACTGATCCTTGATGGGCAGGTTCTGAGCATTGCACAACAGCTGCCACACTATTGCTCGAAAGTGATGAGGAATTCCTTTTCTGACAAGATCCTGTGGGGAAAAGGGATATTATTATTCCAACAGGCATAGTTATGGGCATGCTTTAGTACCCATTTCAGCATAAGGTGCAGGTTGCAATAATGCAATTTATAATGCTATTGTCTTCAGATGAAGCTAATGATTCAGTTTGATTAAGCAATTTCCTGTGCTGACAGGGAACATTGCTCTTTCCTGagatgagtgtctgtgtgtgcatctggTCAGTCCAGGGAGCATCTGGAGCAGAGGTCCATCCACTCAGGCCTTCAGCAGGGGACCCTTCTCTCTTCCAAAGGTtacaagacaaaacaagctTTGTACTTGAACAGCGCACTATGCCGTATCTTTTCTACGTGAATATAAGCTGTTTAGTGAACCAGATCTCATCTATAACCAAACTGCTTTCTGTTCTCGTTCATACGTTAGATGCCAACATACAACAAAATTGCACAGAACACCTGCAACAGGAAGCCATTCAGTGTACATTTGAGCTGTTATGAATAATATCCCAGGCTAGTTGCACCCATCTGGTCATTGCCACTTCGGTTTAATTACACAATACCATTCATGCATGTTCAAACATCCTTCACAACACTTCCCCATTTAGACGAACTGACACACCAAGATGTGGGCCTCCCTGTCCAATTTTGCATGTTTGAGTTTCCTCAACAGTTTCATGCAAtatacatgtttgtttgttttttgttttttttctatgctTATGATATGCCACTCCAAACCTTGTGCAGTGAAACTGCAGCAATAGAAAGAACTGCTTTGATTAATTTATTGTCAGTAAACGGCAGGTTCCCTGCTTGAGTCACTGCCATGACCTTGCCAATGTTATCAAGAGGTCAGTGTGTTTACATATTTTCACAGTGGTATGCAGTTTGATTGGGACTTCTGATGCTGCCACAGGATTATCACAGGGCTTCAGAGAGTAACTGCAGAAACAAGCAACCTAAATTTAGCTCAAAAGCCAAGAACTAAAATAACAATTTCAAGAACATGACTGCAGGATCACCAAGGACAAAGATAACCATGGAAAATATATTTAGACCAGATaaaaattcaaattaaaatgactATTAGATTTAGGCCATGGCAGTTCAAGACACGAAGACttgattaaacattttaaaacagattgCTCTACAAAAAGGAGGTACAGttcaagtggagcagctgtcacTTCACACAGCAGGTAATCACACAATCTAGCTTCACCTtaagctgcttctccttcttcttgcGGACCTCCTCCCACTCATTGACGATTCGGCCCCAGAGAATCCACGAGTCCTCCTCTAGGTGGGAGAGgttggaggaggcagaggagctggacaCCAGAGAGGAGCCACTGTTTCGCCTGGAACCATTCATGGAGCGCAGTGACTTGCTGTCTGTTTCCAACAGCCTGTAGAGAAGGTAAGTCGTTTCAGATTCAGATTAGACTCCTGCTTAATTTAATTCTGACATTAAACAAAAAAGTACAAATACTATCAGGTAaagtacatttttaaaacaacaacagcagcagcaagtgATTAAAATCATAATTTCTTTTAGTTTTAGAATACCtaaaataatgtgtttataCAGGCAATACGCTTATAGGTAACGCAAAAAAcgtcaaaaataataaataagcacAAAACAATATGCTCCAGAAGGCTTTGTTCTTGAGTAGAAAACTGTACCATATGTGACACACTGAAcaaagagaataaataaataaaaacagtccaCTGAATGTCATTCCATTTTCACCGCCAATCTCCACACATCAAGTCGACAGAAGATATATTTGTTGTAAAAGAGTCATGGTGCTAAACTGAGTTTAATATTATGCATGATCTAGAATTGGCGTCAGGCAAGTATGGCTGAGTTAAACATACAGCATCCAGTGTTAAAATGTACCCCCCCGTGTCTATGCTAGTGCTTCAACTTGCACTAAGCATTACAGCTTTGTGACCGCAACATGTCCCACAGCATGTTGTCATCAGAGTCTGTCATCAATAAAGCCCCCTCTCCAAATGAATTGCTCAGAAGTGGTGTGGTATGAAACCATAAAACATTTGGCATATTGGGGGTGAAAGTGTTTATATTCTCTGTCATCACAAGCCATAAATCGACCACAAATCTGATACTGACTTATTCAAATGAACACAAGTCATGTTTTCCACAGCATAATTCAGACATACCCATGACTTTGCTGGAAAAATCCAAGGATGCTGATCATGCGTGTGGGATTGGACAGAAACGAGAACAAGACCAGAGTCATGAGTTTATAGTGAAATTGGCCAATCCACTTTACGTCAAAAAAGGATGCTCATTCAGACATAAAGCCAATGTTGCATGTTCTGAAGCCATTAAATTGTTTTAATAGAACTTCAACAAACAAGAGGGTTGGCACAAATTTAAATTCTACTTGAAGCTGCTTTACGTGGCAGAGGGGGCTCTGATGAAGGTAACTAAAATGTTTCCTTGCATTGTGTAAGTTTTTGTAAGTTTTTTTAATCCATGATCAGCATGTAAACGTCTTTTGTGGGCATGGAAATCATTATCAGTGCACATACAAGTTAATCTTGCACTGTCACTGTTATCACTCTCTTCAGTTACTGACAACACAACCTGATCAAGGATCAACATGTAAAGAAAAGAAGCCGTGACTCCCAACCTGTGTGTTAGAAAGGAAATCATGACGGACATGCAAGGGCTCAGACACCTGATCTCGGAAAAAGGCCGGGGCCTCATCGCTGGAGCCTGTTACATCATTGAGTGTGCTCCGAGAATGTCTAGGGTTACAGCCAAATTTGGGGTGCACAAAAGGATGTAAAATGGACAGTCAAAAAGGCCGTCCTCCAACTTCCTCACGTGTGCTTAGACCCGATGTGGAACTTTTAGAATTAGGCAGGAAGTAGCCACTTCTAAAACATTTGAATGTCCGGTGAACACGCTTATTCATTTTGTTATGCAAGCCTGTGCTACACATGAACCTGAACATACTTCCAGCTCTGCTAATTATTTACCAGTGATCAAACACTAGTCAAAagcttgaaaaatatgaaatatatacaAAGTCAATTATTTGCAGTCAAACAAGGATTGCagcaattaaaaatgaataaaaaatggaTTTCATTTAATCTTGAGCTAAGCTCAAAAGACTGAGTTAACAGTCTCATTTTAAAATGCCACTAAAACACATTAATTAGCATTTAATTTGGTTAACAAAAAACATGTATATTATTCTTACCAAGACAAGCTCATGATGTATTAATTTCTTTGATTTGAAGGAATTCTGAGGAAACAGCATTTCTG from Betta splendens chromosome 4, fBetSpl5.4, whole genome shotgun sequence includes:
- the evi5b gene encoding EVI5-like protein isoform X1 is translated as MASQVATPTSLQTTATSSSTSLSSPALSPSSPGQLSPDDVELLAKLEEQNRLLETDSKSLRSMNGSRRNSGSSLVSSSSASSNLSHLEEDSWILWGRIVNEWEEVRKKKEKQLKDLVRKGIPHHFRAIVWQLLCNAQNLPIKDQYSELLKMTSPCEKLIRRDIARTYPEHEFFKEKDSLGQEVLFNVMKAYSLVDREVGYCQGSAFIVGLLLMQMPEEEAFCVFVKLMQDYRLRELFKPSMAELGLCMYQFENMIQEHLPELHMHFQAQSFHTSMYASSWFLTIFLTSFPLPVATRIFDIFMCEGLEIVFRVGLAILQMNQTELIQLDMEGMLQHFQKIIPHQLDSGPDKVIQAAYQVKYNAKKMKKLEKEYTTIKTKEMEEQVEIKRLRTENRLLKQRIDTLEKESASLADRLIQGQVTRAQEAEENYLIKRELATVKQQSEEASAQLEQAMKAIRQLQQQQQPHAKGAPRYSEESELQLERELVQARLKEAESQCALKEMQDKILDMEKRNMSLPDDTNVARLQEELIGVKLREAEALTGLKELRQQVRDLEEHWQRHLARTAGRWKDSPKKNTLSELQDELMSVRLREAEAQAELRETRQRMLELETQNQIHSNQLRRAELESRSLQERVQTLMVQNKDLHVQLQEIKRRQAEIECKSKEEVMAVRLREADNIAAMAELQQQISELEIQREEGKVQGQLNHTDSSQYIRDLKDQITELKHEICCLKGQRALVNQPTFDGIHIINHYVGESYQSSDEDGIKDSTLADSQRRSRIRLHPNLRDSDSEEEEDGEELRLSVPHSGNHKSTTV
- the evi5b gene encoding EVI5-like protein isoform X2, with amino-acid sequence MASQVATPTSLQTTATSSSTSLSSPALSPSSPGQLSPDDVELLAKLEEQNRLLETDSKSLRSMNGSRRNSGSSLVSSSSASSNLSHLEEDSWILWGRIVNEWEEVRKKKEKQLKDLVRKGIPHHFRAIVWQLLCNAQNLPIKDQYSELLKMTSPCEKLIRRDIARTYPEHEFFKEKDSLGQEVLFNVMKAYSLVDREVGYCQGSAFIVGLLLMQMPEEEAFCVFVKLMQDYRLRELFKPSMAELGLCMYQFENMIQEHLPELHMHFQAQSFHTSMYASSWFLTIFLTSFPLPVATRIFDIFMCEGLEIVFRVGLAILQMNQTELIQLDMEGMLQHFQKIIPHQLDSGPDKVIQAAYQVKYNAKKMKKLEKEYTTIKTKEMEEQVEIKRLRTENRLLKQRIDTLEKGQVTRAQEAEENYLIKRELATVKQQSEEASAQLEQAMKAIRQLQQQQQPHAKGAPRYSEESELQLERELVQARLKEAESQCALKEMQDKILDMEKRNMSLPDDTNVARLQEELIGVKLREAEALTGLKELRQQVRDLEEHWQRHLARTAGRWKDSPKKNTLSELQDELMSVRLREAEAQAELRETRQRMLELETQNQIHSNQLRRAELESRSLQERVQTLMVQNKDLHVQLQEIKRRQAEIECKSKEEVMAVRLREADNIAAMAELQQQISELEIQREEGKVQGQLNHTDSSQYIRDLKDQITELKHEICCLKGQRALVNQPTFDGIHIINHYVGESYQSSDEDGIKDSTLADSQRRSRIRLHPNLRDSDSEEEEDGEELRLSVPHSGNHKSTTV
- the evi5b gene encoding EVI5-like protein isoform X3 yields the protein MASQVATPTSLQTTATSSSTSLSSPALSPSSPGQLSPDDVELLAKLEEQNRLLETDSKSLRSMNGSRRNSGSSLVSSSSASSNLSHLEEDSWILWGRIVNEWEEVRKKKEKQLKDLVRKGIPHHFRAIVWQLLCNAQNLPIKDQYSELLKMTSPCEKLIRRDIARTYPEHEFFKEKDSLGQEVLFNVMKAYSLVDREVGYCQGSAFIVGLLLMQMPEEEAFCVFVKLMQDYRLRELFKPSMAELGLCMYQFENMIQEHLPELHMHFQAQSFHTSMYASSWFLTIFLTSFPLPVATRIFDIFMCEGLEIVFRVGLAILQMNQTELIQLDMEGMLQHFQKIIPHQLDSGPDKVIQAAYQVKYNAKKMKKLEKEYTTIKTKEMEEQVEIKRLRTENRLLKQRIDTLEKESASLADRLIQGQVTRAQEAEENYLIKRELATVKQQSEEASAQLEQAMKAIRQLQQQQQPHAKGAPRYSEESELQLERELVQARLKEAESQCALKEMQDKILDMEKRNMSLPDDTNVARLQEELIGVKLREAEALTGLKELRQQVRDLEEHWQRHLARTAGRWKDSPKKNTLSELQDELMSVRLREAEAQAELRETRQRMLELETQNQIHSNQLRRAELESRSLQERVQTLMVQNKDLHVQLQEIKRRQAEIECKSKEEVMAVRLREADNIAAMAELQQQISELEIQICCLKGQRALVNQPTFDGIHIINHYVGESYQSSDEDGIKDSTLADSQRRSRIRLHPNLRDSDSEEEEDGEELRLSVPHSGNHKSTTV